Proteins from a genomic interval of Ovis aries strain OAR_USU_Benz2616 breed Rambouillet chromosome 25, ARS-UI_Ramb_v3.0, whole genome shotgun sequence:
- the LOC101102285 gene encoding small ribosomal subunit protein eS1-like codes for MAVGKNKHLMKGGKKGAKKKVVDPFPKKDWYDVKAPAMFNTRNIGKTLVTRTQGTKIVSDGLKGRVFEVSLADLQNDEVAFRKFKLITEDVQGKNCLANLHGMDLTRGKMCSMVKKWQTMIEAHVDLETTDGYLLRLFCVGFTKKHNNQIRKPSYAQHQQVRQICKKMVEIMTREVQTNNLKEVVNKLIPDSIGKDIAKACQSIYPLHDVFVRKVKMLKKTKFELGKLMELHGEGSSSGKATGDETGAKVERADGYEPPVQESG; via the coding sequence ATGGCGGTCGGCAAGAACAAGCACCTTATGAAAGGAGGCAAAAAGGGAGCCAAGAAGAAAGTGGTTGACCCATTTCCTAAAAAAGATTGGTATGATGTGAAAGCACCAGCTATGTTCAATACAAGGAATATTGGGAAAACATTGGTCACGAGAACTCAAGGAACCAAAATCGTATCTGATGGCCTCAAAGGTCGTGTTTTTGAAGTGAGTCTTGCTGATCTGCAGAATGATGAAGTAGCATTTAGAAAATTCAAGCTAATTACTGAGGATGTTCAGGGCAAAAACTGCCTGGCTAACCTTCATGGTATGGATCTTACCCGTGGCAAAATGTGCTCCATGGTCAAAAAATGGCAGACCATGATTGAAGCTCACGTTGATCTCGAGACTACCGATGGTTACTTGCTTCGTCTGTTCTGTGTGGGTTTTACTAAAAAGCACAACAATCAGATTCGGAAGCCCTCTTACGCCCAGCACCAGCAGGTTCGCCAGATCTGCAAGAAGATGGTGGAAATCATGACCCGAGAGGTGCAGACAAATAACTTGAAAGAGGTGGTCAATAAATTGATTCCAGATAGCATTGGAAAAGACATAGCAAAGGCTTGCCAATCTATTTATCCGCTCCATGATGTCTTcgttagaaaagtaaaaatgctgaAGAAGACCAAATTTGAATTGGGAAAACTCATGGAGCTACATGGTGAAGGTAGTAGTTCTGGAAAAGCTACTGGGGATGAGACAGGTGCTAAAGTTGAACGAGCTGATGGATACGAGCCACCAGTCCAAGAATCGGGATAA